Below is a window of Shinella sp. PSBB067 DNA.
GCTGACCGATCCCACAGTCGGCACCGAGCGGCTGCTGTTCCGCCTCTTCCACGAGCGGGGCGTGCGCGTCTACCAGCCGCAGCAGGTCTTCGACCGCTGCTCCTGCTCGCGCGAGAAGCTGAAGAGCGTCCTCGCCGGCCTCAGCGCCGAGGAGATCGCCCATACGGCGGACGACAAGGGTGAGATCGCGGTGACCTGCGAGTTCTGCTCGACGACTTACCGCTTCGAGGCGGCGGAAGTGCTGCCGCAGTAAAGGCGTGGGGCGACTGCCCGCATCCGCCTGACGGCACCTTCTCCCCGCAGACGGGGAGAAGGGAAGGATGCGACGCCTCGCCTTCTGCCGGCGATGATGCTTTGGGGAAACCGGCCCGGCTCGCTTCCTTCGCCACGCTTGCGGGGAGAGAATGGCCGGCAGGCCGGATGAGGGGCTGCGCCCGCGCCGCCCTCAATTCAGCGTGCGCACCTGCCCGGGCGTATCCAGCGAGAAGGCCGGAATGGCGACGTCGAAGGCCTCGCCCGTCTCCGCCTCCATGCGGTACCGCCCGAACATGATGCCCGACGGCGTCTCCAGCGGGCAGCCGGAGGAATATTCGTAGGTATCGCCCGGCCGCAGCACCGGCTGCTCGCCGATGACACCAGGCCCGTTGACCTCGTCGACCTGTCCGTTCTGGTCGGTGATGTTCCAGTAGCGCGTCACCAGCCGCACGGCGATGTCGGAATGGTTCGATATGACGACCCGGTATCCCCAGACATAGCGGCTGTCGTCGGGGTCGGACTGATCGGCCAGGTAGTATGGCTCTACGGTCACTTCGATGTCGCGGGTCAGCGCACGATACATGGGCAAGCCTTGAACTGATTAGCTCCTGCTATTCTACACGAATACGGTTTCGTCAAGGACAAGCGAAGAACCCACGCGCTTCTGCCGGCGGCAGCCCGAAGAACACCGGCCTCATCGGCCGGTGTCTTCCATTTCCGGCCTCACGCCGCGATGGTCACGCCCCGACCCTGGCGAGCGCCCGCGCGAAATCCTCGATGAGGTCGTCGCCGTCCTCGATGCCGGCCGAAAAGCGCACCGTGCCGGCCGAGATGCCGAGTTCGGCGCGGGCCTCGTCCGTCAGGTTCTTGTGCGTCGTCGTCGCCGGATGCGTGATGAGGCTCTTGGCGTCGCCGAGATTGTTGGAGATCTTCACGACCTCCAGCGCGTCCTGCAGCGCGAAGGCCGCCTCCTTGCCGCCCTTCAGCTCGAAGCAGACGAGTGTCGAGCCGCCCGACATCTGCTTGGCGATGATGTCGGCCTGCGGGTGGTCCTTGCGGCCCGGATAGATCACGCGGGCGACCTGGTTCTGTTCCGCGAGGAAGTCCGCGATGCGGCTCGCATTCTCCGTCTGCTGCCTGACGCGCAGCGGCAGCGTCTCGATGCCCTTGAGCAGCGTCCAGGCATTGAACGGCGACATGGCCGGGCCGGTGTGGCGGAAATAGTCGTGCAGGTTCTCGTCGATCCAGGCCTTGTCCGAAAGCACCACGCCGCCGAGGCACCGGCCCTGCCCGTCGATATGCTTGGTCGCCGAATAGACGACGACATGCGCGCCGAGCTCCAGCGGCTTCTGGAAGAGCGGCGTGGCGAAGACGTTGTCGACCACGACCTTGGCGCCGATCTGGTTGGCGAGCCTTGCGACGCCGGCGATATCGATCACTTCCAGCGTCGGGTTGGTCGGGCTTTCGAGGAAGAAGACCCTGGTGTTCTTGCGGATCGCGCCCTCCCAGTTGGCAAGGTCCCGGCCGTCGATCAGCGTGCACTCGATGCCGTATTTCGGCGCCAGCGTCTCCACCACCCAGCGGCAGGAGCCGAAGAGCGCGCGGGCCGCGACGATATGGTCGCCGGCCTTGAGCTGGCAGAGGATGGCGGAGGAGACGGCGGCCATGCCGGATGCAGTGGCGCGGGCATCCTCGGCGCCTTCTAGCATGCACATGCGCTTTTCGAACATGTCGTTGGTCGGGCTGCCGTAGCGGGCGTAGATGAATCCGTCCGTCTCGCCCTTGAAGCGGGCTTCGGCTGCCGCCGACGTGTCGTAGACGAAGCCTTGCGTGAGGAAGATCGCCTCGGCGGTTTCGCCGTGCTGGGAGCGGGTGGTTCCGCCGTGAACGAGTTGGGTGGCCGGGCGCCAGGACTTGCTCATGTGATCGTCGCCTTCAAACAAAAAAACCGGCCGCGCAAGCAGGCCGGTTTGACACCCGGCCTTTTTAGCTACTTGTTTAACGTGGCTGCAAGCCGGCCGGCCAAATCACCACGGGATAACCTTGCTATTACTGCGCGCCCGCGCTTGCGTCAATTGCCGGCATTTGGTTTTGTGCGAACCCTCTGATAGGGCGGTATTCTCATGGCTTCTGTGACGCGCGGCACGGGCATTCTGGCGGATCACGCCATTCGCGGCTTGTTCGAGAGCGGCAGGCTGAAGAGCGAGGCCGTGCTCGACGGCGACCAGATCCAGCCGGCAAGCCTCGACCTGCGTCTCGGCGTCAAGGCGTTTCGCGTGCGCGCCAGCTTCCTGCCCGGCCCGGCGAACCTCGTCGCCGATAAGCTCGACCGGCTGAAGCTGCACGTCATCGACCTTTCCGACGGCGCGGTGCTGGAAACCGGCTGCGTCTACATCGTGCCCCTGATGGAAAGCCTCGACCTGCCGACCGAGCTCGCCGCCTCGGCCAACCCGAAGAGTTCGACCGGCCGTCTCGACATCTTCACCCGCGTCATCACCGACCGCGCGCAGGAATTCGACAAGATTCCCGCCGGCTATTCCGGCCCGCTCTATCTGGAAATCTCGCCGCGCACCTTTCCCATCGTCGTGCGCCGCGGCTCGCGCCTGTCGCAGATCCGCTTCCGCAAGGGCAATGCCCTGCTCGGCGAAAGCGAGCTGCTGGCCCTCCACGCCTCGGACACGCTCGTCGCCAGCGAGACGCCGAACGTCTCCGGCGGCGGCATCGCGCTCTCCATCGACCTCAAGGGCACCGGGCCGGACGGCCTCATCGGCTATCGCGGCAAGCACCACACCTCCGTCGTCGATGTCGACCGCAAGAACCAGCATGACATCTTCGATTTCTGGGAGCCGCTGTTCAGCCGCGGCCGCAACGAGCTTGTCCTCGACCCGGACGAGTTCTACATCCTCGTCTCGCGCGAGGCCGTGCACGTGCCGCCGCTCTACGCCGCCGAGATGACGCCCTTCGACCCGCTCGTCGGCGAGTTCCGCGTCCACTATGCCGGCTTCTTCGACCCCGGCTTCGGCCACGCCCCCGCCGGCGGCTCCGGCAGCCGCGCGGTGCTGGAAGTGCGCAGCCACGAGGTGCCCTTCATCCTGGAGCACGGCCAGATCGTCGGCCGCCTGATCTACGAGCACATGCTCGACGCCCCCGAGGGCCTCTACGGCTCCGGCCTCGGCTCCAACTACCAGGCCCAGGGCCTCAAGCTCTCCAAGCATTTCCGCGCGGCTTGAAGGCGGCCTTCCCGCCCACCGCCTCGCTTGACATGCCCGGCGAACTGTTGAATGACTGCCCCACCGGCGCTGCCCTGCGGGTATGATGTAATGGTAGCCTGTCAGCTTCCCAAGGCTACCCGCTATGGTTGAAAAATCTTACTGAAATCACAATTTTACAAATATATTCAGGGATTTAGAAGGCTTCCTAAGCGTTGTCTTCCTTGGATTTTTAGCTCTTGAATATCCCAGAAGTTGCACCAGTTTTTGGCGGAAATGAGCCTCTTTGTAAGCCGTTATTTACGCAATGTATTGAAGTCATTCTTACGCGAACTGCGTCGTACCGCAGCGGCACCAGTAATCGCCCACCTTAATCCAGCGTGGTCTTCCACAGGATACGGCGCCTATGCTGACGAGGATATTGCAGCACTCAAAAACAATTGATCCTCACGTTGTTTTCGCAATTGCCGAACTGCCAACAGATTTGGTCAGCGTTCGGATGGCCAGCCATTTGTTACGAAAGGGTGTTTCCGCTTGTGAAATCGCAGAAATGTCCTGGCTGGTGAAGCGGGTTGTCGAAGTGTCAGGATCGGTGGCCATTCTGAATCCGCTGGCTCATTCCAAGAACCCTATAGTGACGGTGCGCAAGGCAATTGCCTGCCTTCCGTTTCCCGCTCCACCGTGGAAGGCGGAGGGATTGATCCCGGTGCAATCGGCTGAAGAGCTTTCCGATATTGCTCGTCGATTGGGGAACTGCTTGAGTGATCACGATATTTTCTATTCGTCTTGCCTCGATGTTCAGGCTGGAATTGCATTCTATTTTGTGACTCGGTCGGCCAAGCCTCTGCTGTTGAAGTTCACCAAGTTCGGTGGCGTTGGCTGGAATCTTGATGAATGTCGTGGGGAAGGGAACCGTCCTCCTACTAGGCTGTAGTGACGATTTAACTATCTGAGCCATATTGCGATAGCGGCGAGTTTGACGAAGCCCATGAAGTTGACGAGCAGCTTGTCGTATCGGGTTGCGACCCGTCGGAACTGCTTGAGCTTGTTGAAGAAGCGCTCGATGCGGTTGCGCTCCTTGTATAGGTCGACGTCGTATGTGCGCTGAACCTTTCGGTTGCGCTTGGGCGGGATGACGACGTCGGCGCCGCTTTGGGCGATCCTGCCGGCGAGGTGGTCGGCGTCATATCCCTTGTCGGCGATGGCGCTGTCGGCGTCGATGCCGTCGATCAGGTCGTGAGCGAAGGCGATGTCGTTGCGCTGGCCGGGCGAGCCGATCAGGCGGACGGGAAGGCCGAGAGCTTCGGTTGCGGCGTGGATCTTGGTGCTCAGGCCGCCGCGAGACCGGCCCAGGCCCTGGGCATCCGCCCCCCTTTGACCTTGCGGGCGCCGGCGGCGTGCTGGTGGGCGCGCACGATGGTCGAGTCGATCATCAGCCATTCCAGGTCGGCTTCGCGGGCCAAGGTTGTCAGCATGGCGTCCAACACGCCCATCTCGATCCAGCGGTAGTAGCGCCGCTTCACCGAACGGTAATCGCCAAGCCGCTCCGGCAGGTCCCGCCAGCGCCCTCCCGAACGCGCCATCCACAGCAGCGCGTCCAGAAACTTGCGGTTATCCGTGCGCGGGCCGCGCCTGCCCTTCGTGCCGCCCGGCACAAAGCCCTTGATCCGTTCCCACTGGTCGTCCCGAAGCGCATCACAGTCCATCGCCGATCTCCAAAAATCAGCGTTGAATCTGATTTGCTCCTCATTGGGAATCCCAATTCCTTAAATCGTCACTACCGCCTAGGGAAGAGGTTGAGCAGATCACCGGCATTCATTCAGATATCGCGAGCGTGTGGTGTCGAAGGCTGAGCTATGAAATGCGGTAGAACGCTTCAAGCAATGAACGCGGCCTCGTCCACGGCCGCGACGCGGTGATCAACGCGACCGACGACCTCAATGTCAGCCAGTACTTCGCCCCGCCGAGATGACGCCCTTCGACCCGCTCGTCGGCGAGTTCCGCGTCCACTATGCCGGCTTCTTCGACCCCGGCTTCGGCCACGCCCCCGCCGGCGGCTCCGGCAGCCGCGCGGTGCTGGAAGTGCGCAGCCACGAGGTGCCCTTCATCCTGGAGCACGGCCAGATCGTCGGCCGCCTGATCTACGAGCACATGCTCGACGCCCCCGAAGGCCTCTACGGCTCCGGCCTCGGCTCCAACTACCAGGCCCAGGGCCTCAAGCTCTCCAAGCATTTCCGCGCGGCTTGAAGACGGCCTTCCCGCCCATCGCCTCGCTTGACATGCCCGGCGAACTGTTGAATGACTGCCCCATCGGCGCTGCCCTGCGGGTATGATGTAATGGTAGCCTGTCAGCTTCCCAAGCTGAACGCGCGGGTTCGATTCCCGCTACCCGCTCCAATATTTTTGTCCACTGATTTCTGCAACCCACTGAAATCCGAGGGCTATTCGATTTTCCTCGTTCCAGTGAGTTCCACTGAAGGCCAGCCAAAGCCAGCATTTTTAAGTCCACTTTGAAATTCCTTCTGTGCTTTATTTTTGTTTTAAATCAATGTCTTGAGGATAGATTCAGTTTTGTCTCGGGACTCGAACTCACAAGGCCATCCTGGAAAACAAAATTTGCTTCTATGGGCTACGGCTGAAGTATGGAAACGTCCTTGGTGGAATGCATCCGGTGGTCAGCCGACGGCCCCTGATCTGATGGATTCAAGATAGTCTATCGCATCCTCGCCCCGACCGTCCGCAACCAGTTGCAGGAGCATCTTGTCGCGAAAGGTCGGAATCGGAAGGTAATCCCCCCCGTTTTCAACGGGGCTCCGCAGTAGAATTCACGCGGCGATTTTCAGTTTCTGTGTGGGCGTGATGCCGCCGATGGCCATATTGGGCCGTTCGTTGTTGTAGGTCCATAGCCACTGCGTGGCAAATTCCTGTGCCTCCTCAATGCTTTCGATGATGTGCTGGTCGAGCCATTCTTGTCGGACGGTCCGGTTATAGCGTTCGACATAAGCATTCTGCTGCGGCTTGCCCGGCTGGATGTGGCTTAAGGCGATGCCCTGTTTCTCTGCCCATTCCATCAGCTTGCCGCTGACGTATTCAGGCCCGTTGTCGACCCGTATTGCCATCGGCTTACCACGCCATTCGATGATCTGGTTCAGGCTGCGGATGACACGCTCGGCAGGTAGTGAGAAATCCACCTCGATGCCCAGACCCTCGCGGTTGAAGTCGTCCAGAACGTTCAACAGGCGGAATTGCCTGCCATCCTCAAGGCGATCCGCCATGAAGTCCATAGACCAGACCAGGTTCGGTTTCTCCGGTACGGCCAGAGCGTCCGGCTTCTCGCGCCTCAACCGCTTGCGCGGCTTGATCCTGAGGTTCAGTTCCAGCTCGCGATAGATGCGGTATACCCGCTTATGGTTCCAGCGATGCCCCCGGACATTGCGCAGGTAGAGAAAGCAAAGACCGAAGCCCCAGCTCTTCTTCGCCCGCGTCAACCCGATCAGGAGATCGGCGATCTGCTCGTTCTCGTCGTTCATCTTGGCGCTGTAACGATAGCAGCTCTCGCTGACACCAAAGGTGCGGCAGGCGAGTGCAATGCTCACCCCGCGCAACGCCACCGCTTTCCCGGCCATCTCCCGGCGTTGAGATGGCCGCGTCACTTTTTTCCAAGAGCCTCTTTGAGCAGTTCCGCCTGCATGCTCATCTCCGCATACATCTTCTTCAGCCGACGGTTCTCGTCTTCAAGAGCCTTCATCTGGCTGATCATCGACGCGTCCATGCCGCCGTACTTGGCCCGCCATTTATAAAACGACGCCGTGCTCATCCCATGCTCCCGGCATAGATCAGGCACGGGAACGCCGCCCTCAGCCGGGCGCAGGATTGCAAGGATTTGCGGTTCGCTGAATCTGCTCGTCTTCATCAAAATCTCCTCGATCATAAAGCCCGAGAAAATTCTACTTTTGAAGTCCGTTATTCGGCGGGGGGATTACCCGCAGTGGCGAGGGACAATTGAAAAAGGTCTCGATTTGATGCCGGACAAGCAGCGCGCAACGACCGAAACGACATTGAAGCAAGCCTTGGTATCGATCGGCGAGAATCTCGAAGGGTTTACAAGCTACAGGCCGGGAGTGGCAGGTTGGTTTTATTGAGGGGAGCGCGCAAACGAGGAGCCGCTGCATACGTCCCAGGCTCCTGAGGAAATGTTCAAATTCAGCGGCAATGTCATCTGCCTGCATAAATCGTCGCTATGGTGACGAGATCTCTGTGCAGGACAAATGGTATGCTGCTTTCCTTGGCCCAACGCCGTGGTCTTGACGGCAAGGATACAATCCTCCGGCACATCGAGTGGACGGGCTTCACGATTGCCGGTGTGCCGGTATGGACGACGGCAGAACTGGAAGTTTTGCAGCGTCTCTACCCCGATCTGGATGCGATTACCCGGGCATTGCCGCGGCGCACGCCGGCGGCCATCTCCCACAAGGCACGGCAAATCGGACTGGTTCCGCCATTGCGCATCTGGTCAGACGGCGATGCGCGGAAACTACGGAAGCCGTATGTTGCCGGCGTACCGATAGGCACCCTGGCGGAGATTTTCCCGGGGAAGAGCAAACGGCAGATATGGAGCAAGGCGAACAGCATGGGGTATCGCCGTCCTCGTCGGGCTCCGAAGGCCACCGGAATGCCTTTGGTGGATAATGTTCGCCGCCGTGCCTTTGAGCTTCGTATCAACATGACAGAACTTGGTGCCATTGTCGGGAAGGTACGGTACTTTGTCTATCCCCGCTACGTTGACTGGCGCGCGTTGCAGCTCGCCATGGAATTCCTGGGTGGCAGGCCTATGGTCCGCTGGCGTGAGAGATGAAAAACGGAAAAACGTGCAATAATGCGCACGGTACGGCGATCGCAACTCGGCCATGGACGGCGGCGGAAGACGCTGAATTGCGAGCGGGTTATCCTTCGTACGACATCTTGAGAAAAGCTTTGCCGGACCGCAGCCTTTCGGCTTTGAAGCATCGGGTCCGTACTCTGGGTATTGTGCGGCGACGCCATGTTTGGACCAATCCGGAAGTGCGTCGCCTCCATGCTGCGTTCGAAGCCAATCTGCCCGGTGCGGCACTGCTGGATCTGTTTCCCGGCCTGAGCCTGTGCCAGATCAAAAGTAAGGCCGGTCACGTGAAGGCCGCCAGGCGCAAGGCGCGATTGGTGCCATTCGGTATTCCTGCCTTGGACGCTATTCGCTCGCGGGCACAAGATGAGGACATGTCGCTTGTCGAGCTGGATCGTCGTGCGCGGACAGGCCGCTTCTTTCAGAAGTCATGCCGAAGGCCGAATTTACGGTTCATTGTCCACGCAGCCAGCATTCTTGGTGGTGATGTAGAGATTGAATGGTCTGATGAGGAATGACCAGGAAGAATGATCCAAGATGTCGTTCCGATGTTCATGCCTTGCTTATGGTCAGAGATTTTGACGGATGTTAGCAGAACAAGGTGGACAAAATGTTATTGAAACGCTTGTCAGTGGGAAGAAACAAGTCCAGAATCAAGTCCGTTCTTGTCGAGTGGCGGCAGGAAATGCTTTGACAGACATGAGTTACGGGCTCGATGTGAAGTTCGCTACCCGCTCCAGCCCGGCTTTCACGACTTCGCGCTGCCCCTTTCCAAAGTGTCTACTCGCCGGCCGGCAGGGACTGGTCGATCGTCGGCGCAAGGTCCGGCCGGGTTTTCGTTCGTGCCGGGCGGTGGGCCGTCTTGTTCCAGAAGAAGGGGTTGCTGTGCAGTTCGCGCACGGCGCGCCAGGCGGCCCGTGAAATGAGCAGCCAGTAGAGCGGCGTGAGCAGCCATCGTGGGCCCACGGCCAGCCGTTCCTCCAGGCGCATGCCGGTGCGGCCGAGCGCGATGAAGACCGCGTAGCTGCCGGCGATGTTGGCGATGTCGAGGGCGAAGAGAGTGAGGTCGAGCGGCCCGACGGCCGCCATCTCCGCCGCGGCAAGGCGCCAGGCGATGAGGCCGATATATCCGAGGATCAGCGGATGCGCGAGCGAGGAGAGGATGAGCCCGCCCACCAGCACCTGGAAGACGAGGCTCGGCCCGAGGCCCATCTCCCGCACCAGCCGCGACGGCTGGCGCATCAGCACCAGCCACGTCTGCAGCCAGCCCTTGAACCAGCGTGTCCGCTGGCCGAGCCAGGCGTGGATCTGCGTCGGCGCCTCCTCGTAGGTCGGCCGGCTGATCACGCCGCAGCGGTAGCCGAGCCGGTAGAGCCTGAGGCCGAGATCGGCGTCCTCGGTGACGTTGTAGGGATCCCAGCCGCCGGCCTCCTGCAGGATGCGCGTGCGGAAGTGGTTTGAGGTGCCGCCGAGCGGCATCGGCAGGCGGGCGGCCGCAAGTCGCGGCAGCAGGACGCGGAAAAGGCCGGCATATTCCACCGCGAAGAGGGCGCTGATCCAGCTTTCGCGGGCATTGGTGATGATGAGCGGCGCCTGCAGGCAGGCGATCTCGGTCGGCCCGGCCTCGAAAGTCCGCCACGCCTCCTCGAGCTGCATGGGATCGACCCTGTCCTCGGCGTCGTAGATCACGAGATAGTCGCCGCGCGCCGCGCCGAGCGCATAGGCGAGGGCCTTCGGCTTGGTGCGGGGATGGCCGGGCGGAACCTCCACCACCTCGAATTGCGGGCCGAGCGAGGCGGCCGCCAGCGCATCGAGCGTTTCCCGGTCGTCCGCCTCGCAGATCAGCTTGATGTCGAGGCAGGCCGCCGGCCATTGCAGGCTGCCCAGCGTCTCGACGAGTTGCGGCACCACCGCGGCCTCCCGGTAGAGCGCGACGAAGACGGAATAGACCGGCCGCCGGCCCGTCGGAGGGATGGGGCGCGGGCGGTATTTCTCCCGCCACTTGGCCAGGAGCGCGGTGCCGCGCACGACGACCGTGGCGGAGAAGAAGAGGCCGAGCACGATATGCAGCAGCAACAGCACGTTCTCCG
It encodes the following:
- a CDS encoding glycosyltransferase family 2 protein is translated as MRLAEYPDDIAFATAIGIRPMERPPLPADQQIPQRLMAEARLFRRLGLSKPLISAMLVRAGRNGTTLEAEMLASGAISHDVYYEALADILGLPFRPVLDPAEVEDLPGADSQLVEPTMLRLRQRASAPITAIVPSAARLDELCQKLRASPPLGAMMIATTPAALRAALWQAGRDRRLRETVDRLFGAVPEASARITLWGRQGFYIGTMLTLLVMLLLIQPENVLLLLHIVLGLFFSATVVVRGTALLAKWREKYRPRPIPPTGRRPVYSVFVALYREAAVVPQLVETLGSLQWPAACLDIKLICEADDRETLDALAAASLGPQFEVVEVPPGHPRTKPKALAYALGAARGDYLVIYDAEDRVDPMQLEEAWRTFEAGPTEIACLQAPLIITNARESWISALFAVEYAGLFRVLLPRLAAARLPMPLGGTSNHFRTRILQEAGGWDPYNVTEDADLGLRLYRLGYRCGVISRPTYEEAPTQIHAWLGQRTRWFKGWLQTWLVLMRQPSRLVREMGLGPSLVFQVLVGGLILSSLAHPLILGYIGLIAWRLAAAEMAAVGPLDLTLFALDIANIAGSYAVFIALGRTGMRLEERLAVGPRWLLTPLYWLLISRAAWRAVRELHSNPFFWNKTAHRPARTKTRPDLAPTIDQSLPAGE
- the apaG gene encoding Co2+/Mg2+ efflux protein ApaG; this encodes MYRALTRDIEVTVEPYYLADQSDPDDSRYVWGYRVVISNHSDIAVRLVTRYWNITDQNGQVDEVNGPGVIGEQPVLRPGDTYEYSSGCPLETPSGIMFGRYRMEAETGEAFDVAIPAFSLDTPGQVRTLN
- a CDS encoding 2'-deoxycytidine 5'-triphosphate deaminase translates to MTRGTGILADHAIRGLFESGRLKSEAVLDGDQIQPASLDLRLGVKAFRVRASFLPGPANLVADKLDRLKLHVIDLSDGAVLETGCVYIVPLMESLDLPTELAASANPKSSTGRLDIFTRVITDRAQEFDKIPAGYSGPLYLEISPRTFPIVVRRGSRLSQIRFRKGNALLGESELLALHASDTLVASETPNVSGGGIALSIDLKGTGPDGLIGYRGKHHTSVVDVDRKNQHDIFDFWEPLFSRGRNELVLDPDEFYILVSREAVHVPPLYAAEMTPFDPLVGEFRVHYAGFFDPGFGHAPAGGSGSRAVLEVRSHEVPFILEHGQIVGRLIYEHMLDAPEGLYGSGLGSNYQAQGLKLSKHFRAA
- a CDS encoding O-succinylhomoserine sulfhydrylase yields the protein MSKSWRPATQLVHGGTTRSQHGETAEAIFLTQGFVYDTSAAAEARFKGETDGFIYARYGSPTNDMFEKRMCMLEGAEDARATASGMAAVSSAILCQLKAGDHIVAARALFGSCRWVVETLAPKYGIECTLIDGRDLANWEGAIRKNTRVFFLESPTNPTLEVIDIAGVARLANQIGAKVVVDNVFATPLFQKPLELGAHVVVYSATKHIDGQGRCLGGVVLSDKAWIDENLHDYFRHTGPAMSPFNAWTLLKGIETLPLRVRQQTENASRIADFLAEQNQVARVIYPGRKDHPQADIIAKQMSGGSTLVCFELKGGKEAAFALQDALEVVKISNNLGDAKSLITHPATTTHKNLTDEARAELGISAGTVRFSAGIEDGDDLIEDFARALARVGA
- a CDS encoding IS3 family transposase (programmed frameshift) gives rise to the protein MKTSRFSEPQILAILRPAEGGVPVPDLCREHGMSTASFYKWRAKYGGMDASMISQMKALEDENRRLKKMYAEMSMQAELLKEALGKKLTRPSQRREMAGKAVALRGVSIALACRTFGVSESCYRYSAKMNDENEQIADLLIGLTRAKKSWGFGLCFLYLRNVRGHRWNHKRVYRIYRELELNLRIKPRKRLRREKPDALAVPEKPNLVWSMDFMADRLEDGRQFRLLNVLDDFNREGLGIEVDFSLPAERVIRSLNQIIEWRGKPMAIRVDNGPEYVSGKLMEWAEKQGIALSHIQPGKPQQNAYVERYNRTVRQEWLDQHIIESIEEAQEFATQWLWTYNNERPNMAIGGITPTQKLKIAA
- a CDS encoding IS5 family transposase (programmed frameshift) → MDCDALRDDQWERIKGFVPGGTKGRRGPRTDNRKFLDALLWMARSGGRWRDLPERLGDYRSVKRRYYRWIEMGVLDAMLTTLAREADLEWLMIDSTIVRAHQHAAGARKVKGGPDAQGLGRSRGGLSTKIHAATEALGLPVRLIGSPGQRNDIAFAHDLIDGIDADSAIADKGYDADHLAGRIAQSGADVVIPPKRNRKVQRTYDVDLYKERNRIERFFNKLKQFRRVATRYDKLLVNFMGFVKLAAIAIWLR